One window of the Tubulanus polymorphus chromosome 11, tnTubPoly1.2, whole genome shotgun sequence genome contains the following:
- the LOC141913281 gene encoding transcription factor ets-4-like isoform X1: MTLGGIDGFSDQQVPDDVLEEILASLDSTEYMWADSDIDTNSIFSMYNSSTSEKPQSQSVQIATSSISRHEGQTYQPGMEVAAYNPNIVIKQEFSDDDGQYDQSKQRCLIPETVSQYYESLPTNGRSPVKTKLQNINGAMNVAAIGNVKCERSFSLTELDFLLNNTDVYAQDNSFYEADDHLSVPNESIKANIGDNCQQQRTFADLSLVKSEPAFVAYDGFSTNQTGAFPTVSTTAAMSCEDQAAIETAIPIDLLKQVKAEIDQTCTLTAIPLAPESWTAEHVQRWVTYTLHHFQLPLTRVENFNVNGSTLALFTEDDFKKRSPEAGATLFAQLEIWMNALALCQDIETASVPIPKPNPMYMNLDSVSMVAAQQHQHQQQQQQQQQQQQHCGPVAFPGSPTSSNDSEMDSPRRDSLSSLSAESDQGYYHAEEDGIKQNIHLWQFLKDLLLQPQFYGNCIRWLDRKNGIFKIEDSARVARLWGKRKNRPAMNYDKLSRSIRQYYKKGIIKKTEHSKRLIYRFCHPYLL; the protein is encoded by the exons ATGACCCTTGGAGGCATTGACGGCTTTTCCGATCAACAG GTCCCAGACGACGTTTTGGAAGAAATACTAGCAAGCTTAGATAGTACGGAATACATGTGGGCGGATAGCGACATAGACACCAATTCAATATTCTCGATGTACAACTCGTCCACTTCTGAGAAACCGCAATCGCAATCGGTGCAGATAGCTACATCTTCGATTTCTCGCCACGAAGGTCAAACCTACCAGCCGGGTATGGAAGTCGCGGCCTACAATCCGAATATCGTGATCAAACAGGAATTCTCGGACGACGATGGACAGTACGACCAGTCTAAACAGCGGTGTTTGATTCCGGAGACTGTATCGCAGTATTACGAGTCGCTTCCTACGAACGGCAGGTCGCCCGTCAAAACGAAACTTCAAAATATTAACGGTGCTATGAACGTTGCGGCTATCGGTAACGTGAAATGCGAGCGATCTTTTAGTCTCACTGAACTCGACTTCTTGCTGAATAACACGGACGTGTACGCGCAGGACAATTCGTTTTACGAGGCCGATGATCATTTGTCGGTTCCTAACGAGAGCATCAAGGCGAATATCGGTGACAACTGTCAACAACAGCGAACATTCGCCGACTTGAGTCTGGTGAAAAGCGAACCCGCGTTCGTCGCGTACGATGGTTTCTCGACGAATCAAACCGGTGCCTTTCCGACTGTGTCGACGACTGCTGCCATGTCCTGCGAAGACCAGGCAGCGATAGAGACAGCCATTCCTATAGACCTGCTCAAACAGGTGAAAGCTGAAATCGATCAGACGTGTACACTGACAGCCATACCACTGG CTCCGGAATCGTGGACGGCCGAACACGTGCAACGCTGGGTGACGTACACGTTACATCATTTCCAGCTGCCGTTGACTCGCGTGGAGAACTTCAACGTCAACGGATCCACGTTAGCCTTATTCACCGAGGACGATTTCAAGAAACGTTCACCAGAAGCCGGCGCCACTTTGTTCGCTCAACTCGAAATATGGATGAATg CTCTCGCTTTGTGTCAGGATATTGAAACGGCGTCAGTTCCGATTCCGAAACCGAATCCGATGTACATGAATCTGGATTCGGTGTCAATGGTCGCCGCTCAGCAACATCAGcaccaacaacaacaacaacaacaacaacaacaacaacaacattgCGGACCTGTTGCATTTCCAGGGTCTCCCACATCGAGTAACGACAGCGAGATGGATTCCCCGAGGCGGGACAGTCTCTCGTCATTATCGGCCGAATCTGACCAAG GTTACTATCATGCCGAAGAAGACGGCATCAAACAGAACATCCATTTGTGGCAATTTCTAAAAGACCTTCTTCTGCAGCCACAATTCTACGGCAACTGTATTCGGTGGCTCGATCGCAAAAACGGCATATTTAAGATCGAAGACTCGGCTCGAGTCGCCAGACTGTGGGGCAAAAGGAAAAACCGGCCGGCCATGAACTACGACAAGTTGAGTCGTTCGATTCGTCAGTATTACAAGAAAGGTATCATCAAAAAGACCGAACATTCCAAGAGGCTCATCTATCGATTCTGTCACCCGTACCTGTTATAG
- the LOC141913281 gene encoding DNA-binding protein D-ETS-4-like isoform X2 translates to MWADSDIDTNSIFSMYNSSTSEKPQSQSVQIATSSISRHEGQTYQPGMEVAAYNPNIVIKQEFSDDDGQYDQSKQRCLIPETVSQYYESLPTNGRSPVKTKLQNINGAMNVAAIGNVKCERSFSLTELDFLLNNTDVYAQDNSFYEADDHLSVPNESIKANIGDNCQQQRTFADLSLVKSEPAFVAYDGFSTNQTGAFPTVSTTAAMSCEDQAAIETAIPIDLLKQVKAEIDQTCTLTAIPLAPESWTAEHVQRWVTYTLHHFQLPLTRVENFNVNGSTLALFTEDDFKKRSPEAGATLFAQLEIWMNALALCQDIETASVPIPKPNPMYMNLDSVSMVAAQQHQHQQQQQQQQQQQQHCGPVAFPGSPTSSNDSEMDSPRRDSLSSLSAESDQGYYHAEEDGIKQNIHLWQFLKDLLLQPQFYGNCIRWLDRKNGIFKIEDSARVARLWGKRKNRPAMNYDKLSRSIRQYYKKGIIKKTEHSKRLIYRFCHPYLL, encoded by the exons ATGTGGGCGGATAGCGACATAGACACCAATTCAATATTCTCGATGTACAACTCGTCCACTTCTGAGAAACCGCAATCGCAATCGGTGCAGATAGCTACATCTTCGATTTCTCGCCACGAAGGTCAAACCTACCAGCCGGGTATGGAAGTCGCGGCCTACAATCCGAATATCGTGATCAAACAGGAATTCTCGGACGACGATGGACAGTACGACCAGTCTAAACAGCGGTGTTTGATTCCGGAGACTGTATCGCAGTATTACGAGTCGCTTCCTACGAACGGCAGGTCGCCCGTCAAAACGAAACTTCAAAATATTAACGGTGCTATGAACGTTGCGGCTATCGGTAACGTGAAATGCGAGCGATCTTTTAGTCTCACTGAACTCGACTTCTTGCTGAATAACACGGACGTGTACGCGCAGGACAATTCGTTTTACGAGGCCGATGATCATTTGTCGGTTCCTAACGAGAGCATCAAGGCGAATATCGGTGACAACTGTCAACAACAGCGAACATTCGCCGACTTGAGTCTGGTGAAAAGCGAACCCGCGTTCGTCGCGTACGATGGTTTCTCGACGAATCAAACCGGTGCCTTTCCGACTGTGTCGACGACTGCTGCCATGTCCTGCGAAGACCAGGCAGCGATAGAGACAGCCATTCCTATAGACCTGCTCAAACAGGTGAAAGCTGAAATCGATCAGACGTGTACACTGACAGCCATACCACTGG CTCCGGAATCGTGGACGGCCGAACACGTGCAACGCTGGGTGACGTACACGTTACATCATTTCCAGCTGCCGTTGACTCGCGTGGAGAACTTCAACGTCAACGGATCCACGTTAGCCTTATTCACCGAGGACGATTTCAAGAAACGTTCACCAGAAGCCGGCGCCACTTTGTTCGCTCAACTCGAAATATGGATGAATg CTCTCGCTTTGTGTCAGGATATTGAAACGGCGTCAGTTCCGATTCCGAAACCGAATCCGATGTACATGAATCTGGATTCGGTGTCAATGGTCGCCGCTCAGCAACATCAGcaccaacaacaacaacaacaacaacaacaacaacaacaacattgCGGACCTGTTGCATTTCCAGGGTCTCCCACATCGAGTAACGACAGCGAGATGGATTCCCCGAGGCGGGACAGTCTCTCGTCATTATCGGCCGAATCTGACCAAG GTTACTATCATGCCGAAGAAGACGGCATCAAACAGAACATCCATTTGTGGCAATTTCTAAAAGACCTTCTTCTGCAGCCACAATTCTACGGCAACTGTATTCGGTGGCTCGATCGCAAAAACGGCATATTTAAGATCGAAGACTCGGCTCGAGTCGCCAGACTGTGGGGCAAAAGGAAAAACCGGCCGGCCATGAACTACGACAAGTTGAGTCGTTCGATTCGTCAGTATTACAAGAAAGGTATCATCAAAAAGACCGAACATTCCAAGAGGCTCATCTATCGATTCTGTCACCCGTACCTGTTATAG
- the LOC141913282 gene encoding uncharacterized protein LOC141913282 produces MEPLYEDFLEIPEPYPEEKVLFGIDIGGSLTKLAYLQKNDGNGKYSCEERPTKICMVTFPNGDIDAVVHYIKDNVVKGSANAKVYGIGCGLGSMKYKSAIDEKLGIDLEKNDEFECFSRGFRYCRLNLKEHEYVEPYNDPELSALPTANVFTNDEIPQSDTLQETEKDFPIVMCFIGSGCGFLRIEKDGSHKMMMGLGLGGLYYHGVGKLLTGAKSYDELLNLAKKGNSENVNVLFEEIVTDQYGEIDPASFGAAVLPYKMEGYPFGRIVREGLDPKPEDLARTLMDDITMNILFWCNKVCKENGVNHCYFAGSFLRNNEPFRTYTNTRMPYMSAMIGNHHVYPRIFKYNGYPGVLGAVFKLFDRVNGAKEDI; encoded by the exons ATGGAGCCTTTATACGAAGATTTCTTGGAAATACCAGAACCGTATCCCGAAGAAAAAGTCCTTTTTGGAATCGATATAG GTGGATCGTTGACGAAGTTAGCCTACCTTCAAAAGAATGACGGCAATGGAAAG TATTCGTGTGAGGAACGACCTACGAAAATATGCATGGTAACCTTTCCCAACGGAGATATCGACGCTGTAGTGCATTATATAAAGGACAATGTAGTGAAAGGGAGTGCGAACGCGAAGGTTTACGGAATCGGCTGCGGGCTGGGCAGCATGAAATATAAATCGGCGATTGACGAAAAATTAGGGATTGA TCTCGAGAAAAATGACGAATTCGAATGTTTTTCGAGAGGCTTTCGATACTGTCGCTTAAACCTAAAGGAACATGAATACGTCGAACCGTACAACGACCCAGAACTATCAGCTTTACCGACAGCAAATGTCTTCACCAACGATGAAATACCACAGTCAGATACATTGCAAGAAACGGAAAAGGATTTCCCAATTGTAATGTGCTTTATCGGATCAGGCTGCGGCTTTCTAAGG ATAGAAAAGGATGGTAGTCACAAGATGATGATGGGTCTTGGACTCGGTGGCCTTTATTACCACGGCGTCGGGAAGTTGCTCACTGGCGCTAAG TCATACGACGAACTGCTGAATCTGGCTAAAAAGGGTAATTCCGAAAACGTGAacgttttatttgaagaaatTGTAACGGACCAATACGGAGAAATCGATCCGGCTTCTTTTGGTGCCGCGGTACTACCGTATAAAATGGAGGGATACCCGTTCGGACGAATTGTAAGAGAAG GTCTAGATCCGAAACCTGAAGATTTAGCGAGAACGTTGATGGATGACATAACGATGAACATACTGTTTTGGTGTAATAAAGTTTGTAAAGAAAACGGCGTCAATCATTGCTATTTCGCCGGTTCTTTCCTGCGCAACAACGAACCGTTTAGAACGTACACGAACACCAGGATGCCGTACATGTCCGCG aTGATTGGCAACCATCACGTGTACCCgagaatattcaaatataacgGATATCCAGGAGTTCTAGGAGCAGTGTTCAAACTTTTCGATCGCGTTAATGGTGCAAAAGAAGACATTTGA